One genomic segment of Bifidobacterium breve DSM 20213 = JCM 1192 includes these proteins:
- a CDS encoding [protein-PII] uridylyltransferase family protein codes for MASAVDGLKQRFMDMSQPDDAGIYRNGSAKRKARTELAMQCLTELWQEACKGVSFSVPDSGIGFASVGSLARGQLGPSSDLDLVIIYEPRALNDQQLNELANKLWYPLWDSGLDLDHSIRTRAQCEEVTDHDLPAAMGWLDVKPIAGDTELIQTTATSILERWRKAARKRLPELLDSAKSRLDEFGRLQYINQPDIKEARGGLRDSVLVSALAASWLADRPHGSYDEAVERLLDVRDCIHLAAGKDTNLLLTPYQAKVAAMLGLADPTWPENERAAYSIDDLQTLLARIGRRISFSLDSTASRAEHSLTHEKPRFAFFQMFSQRAGGRREAPQFDVVAPGVAKHEGELVLAPGVDPAKNATLALRAAVASGEFGLPINPSTLVNLKNCPIHDNQWDDESRELFVRLLACGPELLDVWESIDFVDIPGRWMPEWLGIRNRPSASAAHRYTIDRHMVEVASRLTRETPSGGRYDDDHFKALLLAGITHDIGKRAFVRDHAAEGARHVPVILKRMGYASEIIDWVTVLVREHLTLSEYATGKDPNDPAVAEELADRLHHNKLLLDMLFDLTRADGSSLGATAGESITKQYGWSKWREQIVHGMYAAVRAVM; via the coding sequence ATGGCGTCAGCAGTAGATGGCTTGAAGCAACGATTCATGGATATGAGCCAGCCGGATGACGCTGGCATCTACCGGAATGGTTCAGCCAAGCGTAAGGCCCGCACGGAATTGGCCATGCAGTGCCTCACCGAGTTATGGCAAGAAGCCTGCAAAGGTGTTTCATTCAGCGTGCCCGATTCCGGTATCGGCTTCGCTTCGGTCGGTTCCCTCGCCCGAGGGCAGCTCGGCCCCAGCTCGGACCTTGACCTGGTCATCATCTATGAGCCCCGCGCCCTCAACGACCAGCAACTCAATGAACTGGCCAATAAACTTTGGTACCCCCTGTGGGATAGCGGCTTGGACCTCGACCATTCGATTCGCACCCGCGCCCAGTGCGAGGAGGTCACTGATCATGACCTGCCCGCCGCCATGGGGTGGCTTGATGTCAAACCTATCGCCGGAGATACGGAACTGATACAGACCACTGCCACCTCCATCTTGGAACGATGGCGCAAGGCCGCGCGCAAGAGGCTGCCCGAGCTGCTCGACTCGGCTAAATCTCGACTGGACGAGTTCGGTCGTCTTCAATACATCAATCAGCCCGATATCAAAGAGGCCCGCGGAGGCTTGCGTGATTCGGTGCTGGTCTCCGCGCTTGCCGCTTCATGGCTGGCCGACCGCCCGCATGGCAGCTACGATGAGGCCGTTGAACGCTTGCTTGACGTTCGCGATTGCATTCATCTGGCGGCCGGGAAAGACACCAATCTGCTGCTTACGCCGTATCAGGCCAAGGTGGCTGCCATGTTGGGTCTTGCCGATCCGACGTGGCCGGAGAACGAGCGTGCCGCCTATTCCATTGACGATCTGCAGACGCTGCTCGCCCGCATAGGCCGGCGCATTTCCTTTTCGCTGGATTCCACCGCTTCGCGTGCCGAACATTCGCTCACCCATGAAAAGCCGCGATTCGCGTTCTTCCAGATGTTTTCGCAGCGCGCAGGCGGCAGACGCGAGGCTCCGCAATTCGATGTGGTGGCTCCCGGTGTGGCCAAACATGAGGGCGAACTGGTGTTGGCCCCCGGCGTCGATCCTGCCAAGAATGCGACATTGGCGCTGCGCGCGGCTGTGGCGTCCGGAGAATTTGGGCTGCCCATCAACCCGTCCACACTCGTCAACCTCAAAAACTGTCCGATTCATGACAACCAATGGGATGATGAGTCGCGCGAACTGTTCGTCCGGCTGCTGGCCTGTGGGCCTGAGTTGTTGGATGTGTGGGAGAGCATTGACTTTGTGGATATTCCCGGCCGGTGGATGCCCGAATGGCTCGGCATCCGCAATCGTCCGTCCGCTTCGGCCGCCCACCGGTACACCATCGACCGGCATATGGTGGAGGTCGCGTCGCGGCTGACCCGCGAGACGCCGTCCGGCGGCCGATATGACGACGACCATTTCAAGGCATTGCTTCTGGCGGGCATCACCCACGATATCGGCAAGCGAGCATTCGTGCGCGATCATGCCGCCGAAGGAGCTCGCCATGTACCGGTGATTCTCAAACGTATGGGGTATGCGTCGGAGATTATCGATTGGGTCACCGTGCTGGTACGTGAGCATCTGACACTATCCGAATATGCCACAGGCAAGGATCCCAACGACCCGGCCGTGGCTGAGGAACTGGCCGACCGTCTGCACCATAACAAGCTCTTGCTTGATATGCTGTTCGATCTGACCCGTGCTGATGGCTCGTCGTTGGGTGCCACCGCCGGCGAGAGCATCACCAAACAATACGGCTGGTCCAAGTGGCGTGAACAGATTGTGCATGGCATGTACGCAGCCGTGCGCGCCGTGATGTAG
- a CDS encoding MATE family efflux transporter: MHGMRVSVHIDPSSADGNSRTVNRRIIALALPTFGQLIAEPTFVLIDTAIVGHIGDTALGGLSIGSTIILTAVGLCVFLAYSTTAQVAHLLGAGHRREGLQAGIDGLWLALGIGIVLSLGLFAGAEPLCRALGGQGAVLDQAVAYTRAIVLGAPGMLLVYAANGIFRGLQKVRITLIAAVSGAVMNAVLDVLFVIVLHWGIAGSGIATLIAQWYMGLFLVTPAILWARADGASLRPRIAGIAAAGGDGLPLFIRTLAIRAAMVATVACAARMGTSVLAGFQAVNSSWNFAMNMLDSVGIAGQTLVATALGAGSVSRARQLTRATGRAGLVTGAIIGVVFAIVGLFAGHLFSPTPHVQILIAVGMVTTGVFFPLQGWMMAIDGILIGARDYRYLAGTCTLTAVVYIALILVLASIVTPIMPNDLSRTAMLWAAFNVVLMGGRGLFNGLRVRSDVWMK, translated from the coding sequence ATGCATGGTATGCGTGTGAGCGTGCACATAGATCCTTCCTCCGCCGACGGCAATAGCCGAACCGTCAATCGCCGCATCATCGCGCTGGCATTGCCTACCTTTGGTCAGCTCATCGCCGAGCCGACCTTTGTGCTTATCGACACGGCCATCGTTGGCCATATTGGAGACACGGCGCTTGGGGGTCTCTCCATCGGTTCCACCATCATTCTGACCGCCGTTGGGCTATGTGTTTTTCTGGCCTACTCAACCACAGCACAAGTGGCACATCTGCTCGGTGCGGGGCACCGCCGCGAAGGTTTGCAGGCCGGTATCGACGGACTTTGGCTGGCTTTGGGCATCGGCATCGTGCTGAGTCTTGGCCTATTCGCCGGCGCCGAGCCGCTGTGCCGGGCGCTGGGCGGACAAGGTGCCGTTTTGGATCAGGCAGTCGCCTATACACGCGCCATTGTGCTGGGTGCCCCTGGCATGTTGCTGGTATACGCAGCGAACGGCATCTTCCGCGGATTGCAGAAAGTGCGCATCACCCTGATTGCGGCGGTGAGTGGCGCCGTAATGAACGCGGTACTTGATGTGCTGTTCGTAATCGTGCTGCACTGGGGTATTGCCGGCTCGGGCATAGCGACCCTGATAGCGCAATGGTATATGGGACTGTTTCTGGTCACGCCGGCCATTCTCTGGGCGCGCGCGGACGGAGCGAGCCTCAGACCGCGGATTGCCGGCATCGCTGCAGCAGGCGGCGACGGACTACCATTGTTCATCCGCACGCTGGCGATTCGCGCGGCGATGGTGGCTACCGTCGCCTGCGCGGCGCGCATGGGTACCTCTGTGCTCGCCGGTTTTCAAGCGGTGAACTCCTCTTGGAATTTCGCGATGAACATGCTGGATTCAGTGGGTATTGCCGGGCAAACGCTTGTGGCCACCGCATTGGGTGCGGGCAGCGTAAGCCGAGCCCGTCAATTGACCCGAGCAACCGGGCGTGCAGGACTGGTGACCGGCGCAATCATCGGTGTGGTCTTTGCAATAGTCGGACTATTTGCCGGACACCTGTTCTCCCCCACGCCGCATGTTCAGATACTGATTGCCGTTGGCATGGTGACTACGGGCGTGTTCTTCCCCTTACAAGGCTGGATGATGGCGATTGACGGCATTCTGATTGGTGCGCGCGATTACCGCTATCTGGCCGGCACCTGCACATTGACTGCTGTGGTCTATATTGCCCTGATACTGGTGTTGGCCAGTATCGTGACACCGATAATGCCTAATGATCTGTCACGGACCGCGATGCTCTGGGCAGCGTTCAACGTGGTGCTGATGGGCGGACGAGGCCTGTTCAACGGACTGCGCGTGCGGTCGGACGTCTGGATGAAGTAG
- the dnaB gene encoding replicative DNA helicase: MAEGNDTSYQGGYSGGASYQGGADRGSRSGASGATAAGDPIFDRVPPHDDDAEMAVLGGMLMSKDAIGEVSQTIDVTDFYQPKHQTIYNAIIDLFSASQPVDVVLVANQLLADGNLEKVGGADYLHSLVASVPTAANAMYYAEIVHQRAILRNVIAAGTKIAQLGYSAEGSQAEDVVNLAQSEIYEMSMGKVRQDYAAIGPVVHDALDQLDKLQNGLVQKGVPTGFRDIDDVTQGLQPGQMIVVAGRPAMGKSTLGIDFARAAALHHNMTSVVFSLEMSKVELAQRIISAETNIPMAALRRADDITPERWNTLNNFWNKMQNAPFFIDDSPNMSLMEIRAKCRRLKQTNDLKLVVIDYLQLMTSGKAVESRQQEVSEFSRALKLLAKELEVPVVALSQLNRGPEMRNDKKPQLSDLRESGSIEQDADVVFLVHRPDFYDKEDRPGEADIIMAKHRNGPTETFHLAFLGATSKFKDMPQDYNANQGV, encoded by the coding sequence ATGGCAGAAGGAAACGACACTTCATATCAAGGCGGTTACTCGGGCGGCGCCAGCTATCAGGGCGGCGCCGATCGTGGCAGCCGTAGCGGGGCATCCGGGGCGACAGCTGCTGGCGACCCGATTTTTGACCGCGTGCCGCCGCATGACGACGACGCGGAAATGGCCGTGCTCGGCGGCATGCTGATGAGCAAGGATGCCATCGGCGAGGTGTCGCAGACCATCGACGTGACCGACTTCTACCAGCCGAAGCATCAGACGATATATAACGCCATCATTGATCTGTTCTCCGCCAGCCAGCCGGTGGATGTGGTGCTTGTGGCCAACCAGCTGCTTGCCGATGGCAATCTTGAGAAAGTTGGCGGCGCGGATTATCTGCATAGTCTGGTGGCCTCCGTCCCTACCGCTGCTAACGCCATGTATTACGCCGAAATCGTCCACCAAAGGGCGATTCTGCGTAACGTGATTGCTGCCGGCACCAAGATTGCACAGCTCGGCTACTCTGCCGAAGGCTCACAGGCCGAGGATGTGGTCAATCTTGCCCAGTCCGAAATCTATGAGATGTCCATGGGCAAGGTCCGTCAGGACTATGCCGCCATCGGCCCGGTGGTGCATGACGCGCTCGACCAGTTGGACAAACTGCAGAACGGTCTGGTCCAGAAGGGCGTGCCGACCGGCTTCCGAGACATTGATGACGTAACCCAAGGTCTGCAGCCCGGACAGATGATCGTCGTCGCAGGACGTCCGGCCATGGGCAAATCCACGCTTGGCATCGACTTCGCCCGTGCCGCAGCGCTGCATCACAACATGACTTCCGTGGTATTCAGCCTCGAGATGAGCAAGGTGGAGCTTGCTCAGCGCATTATCTCCGCCGAGACCAATATTCCGATGGCCGCCTTGCGTCGCGCGGACGATATCACGCCCGAACGCTGGAACACGTTGAACAATTTCTGGAACAAGATGCAAAACGCGCCGTTCTTCATTGACGACAGCCCGAACATGAGCCTCATGGAGATCCGTGCGAAGTGCCGCCGACTCAAGCAGACCAATGACCTGAAGCTCGTGGTCATCGACTACCTGCAGCTCATGACCTCGGGTAAAGCCGTGGAATCCCGCCAGCAGGAGGTTTCCGAATTTTCCCGTGCCCTGAAGCTCTTGGCCAAGGAACTCGAAGTGCCGGTTGTGGCCTTGTCCCAGCTGAACCGTGGCCCGGAAATGCGTAACGACAAGAAGCCGCAGCTCTCCGATTTGCGTGAATCCGGTTCGATCGAACAGGACGCCGACGTGGTGTTCCTGGTGCACCGCCCGGACTTCTACGACAAGGAAGACCGCCCAGGTGAGGCCGACATCATCATGGCCAAGCACCGTAACGGTCCGACCGAGACCTTCCACCTCGCCTTCCTTGGCGCCACGTCCAAGTTCAAGGACATGCCGCAGGATTACAACGCCAATCAGGGGGTGTGA
- a CDS encoding Mur ligase family protein: MFATVAVGRLIRFASRITRHGGSALPGKVVEKIDPGFLSRTLDQLPLGVVLVSGTNGKTTTTRMVASMLSDLGLKVFTNPTGSNFVRGVVSALLTEVNLAGKLDADIAVLELDEAYAVHFVKQVKPRYALLLNVMRDQLDRFGEIDTTAHLLSHVAEATTGTVVLNREDPRIAALAAKVPAGTAVCYFGLTDDLKHFFPSDDDMATTVSAETTTTPSPTVSDSPRQRGREDGLPPAGGGASAPEGGQHDLPADVTLTAVGDHHAAFHMDGQDYATDVKLEGVYNLYNAAAALAVARAVMQDNTAAAKTVASTNACAVSADDLIAAVSRVTPAFGRGEVIDVNGSPVELLLVKNPMGFRLSLASFSPAGADTMIAINDEYADGRDMSWLWDVDFTSLRESGVNMVSGVRAWDMALRLGYDQVPVANTNTDLEQAVTAFVNTNPGKRKHVYCTYTAMLKTRAVLGRITEVRDAGVGK; the protein is encoded by the coding sequence ATGTTTGCCACCGTGGCTGTAGGCCGATTGATTCGCTTCGCTTCCCGCATCACCAGACATGGTGGTTCGGCGTTGCCAGGCAAGGTCGTGGAGAAAATCGACCCCGGATTCTTGTCTCGCACACTGGATCAGCTGCCGCTCGGCGTGGTACTGGTTTCTGGCACGAACGGCAAGACCACCACCACCCGCATGGTCGCTTCGATGCTTTCTGATTTGGGATTGAAGGTATTCACCAATCCCACCGGCTCGAACTTCGTGCGTGGCGTGGTCTCCGCGTTGCTCACCGAGGTGAATCTTGCCGGCAAACTGGACGCCGACATCGCCGTGCTGGAATTGGATGAGGCGTATGCCGTGCATTTCGTGAAGCAGGTCAAGCCCCGTTATGCCCTATTGCTCAATGTGATGCGCGACCAGCTTGACCGCTTCGGCGAAATCGACACGACTGCCCACCTGTTAAGCCATGTGGCTGAAGCTACCACCGGAACCGTGGTGCTCAACCGCGAGGATCCGCGTATTGCAGCGCTCGCTGCCAAAGTGCCGGCCGGCACTGCGGTGTGCTACTTCGGTCTTACGGACGATTTGAAGCACTTCTTCCCGTCCGATGACGATATGGCCACGACGGTAAGTGCGGAAACGACAACCACCCCCAGTCCGACTGTGTCGGACAGCCCCCGCCAGCGGGGGCGGGAAGATGGCCTCCCGCCCGCGGGAGGTGGCGCGTCAGCGCCGGAGGGTGGTCAGCATGACCTTCCCGCCGACGTGACCCTCACCGCGGTTGGTGACCACCATGCCGCCTTCCACATGGACGGCCAAGACTACGCCACCGATGTCAAACTCGAAGGCGTCTACAACCTCTACAACGCCGCAGCCGCACTGGCTGTGGCCCGTGCGGTAATGCAAGACAACACTGCTGCCGCCAAAACCGTAGCCTCAACCAATGCCTGTGCCGTATCCGCAGACGATCTCATCGCCGCGGTTTCCCGCGTCACCCCGGCGTTCGGGCGCGGCGAGGTCATCGATGTGAACGGATCCCCGGTCGAGCTACTGCTGGTCAAAAATCCAATGGGCTTCCGTCTCTCGCTGGCCAGCTTCAGTCCGGCCGGCGCGGACACCATGATCGCCATCAACGACGAATATGCGGACGGACGCGACATGAGCTGGCTGTGGGATGTGGACTTTACCTCACTGCGCGAGTCCGGTGTAAACATGGTCTCCGGCGTGCGCGCTTGGGATATGGCATTGCGACTGGGCTACGACCAAGTGCCGGTCGCCAATACGAACACCGACCTCGAGCAGGCGGTCACCGCATTCGTGAACACCAACCCCGGCAAACGCAAACACGTCTACTGCACGTACACTGCCATGCTCAAGACCCGAGCAGTACTGGGCCGCATCACCGAAGTGCGAGACGCAGGCGTAGGCAAGTAA
- a CDS encoding type 1 glutamine amidotransferase, producing MSKIIDIMSLYPKDMNIYGDSGNVLTVSRRLSLYGYEPVIHQYNQGDDWPEHVDLILGGGGQDTGQKKIIDDFYMRADLLRSLAADGTPMLMICGLYQLFGEYFETVDGTRLDGIGVIGAYTVGQDVRMIGNLVEHSDQFGDVIGYENHSGQTFLRDGVQPLGMVDQDGRGNNGEDHTEGARVHNVIGTYMHGSLLPKNPAISDFLIETAVTRRYGTFDTSDQTPEQAKELARLDQVATNARKAAAERPR from the coding sequence ATGAGCAAGATAATCGACATCATGTCCCTGTACCCGAAGGACATGAACATCTACGGTGACTCGGGCAATGTGCTGACTGTCAGCCGTCGACTGAGCCTGTATGGTTATGAGCCGGTTATTCACCAATACAATCAGGGTGATGACTGGCCGGAGCATGTCGATCTCATTCTGGGCGGTGGTGGTCAGGACACCGGTCAAAAGAAGATTATTGATGACTTCTACATGCGTGCCGACCTGCTGCGCTCGCTGGCCGCAGACGGTACCCCTATGCTTATGATTTGCGGCCTGTACCAGCTGTTCGGCGAATACTTCGAAACCGTGGACGGTACCCGACTGGACGGCATCGGCGTCATCGGTGCCTACACCGTAGGCCAGGACGTGCGCATGATTGGCAATCTGGTTGAGCACTCTGATCAATTCGGCGATGTGATTGGTTACGAAAACCACTCCGGCCAGACATTCCTGCGCGACGGCGTACAGCCGCTCGGCATGGTCGATCAGGATGGCCGTGGCAACAACGGCGAAGACCATACCGAGGGCGCGCGCGTGCACAACGTGATCGGCACCTACATGCACGGCTCGTTGCTGCCTAAAAACCCCGCCATCAGCGATTTCCTTATCGAAACCGCCGTGACTCGTCGTTACGGTACGTTCGATACGTCCGATCAGACCCCCGAACAGGCCAAGGAACTCGCCCGGCTCGATCAAGTGGCCACCAACGCGCGCAAGGCTGCCGCCGAACGTCCTCGGTGA
- a CDS encoding phasin family protein, which translates to MADFDLGDGLRKVLLAGIGALATGYEKSSELVDELVKKGEITVEQGKALNTELKRKVSETVDDVKKAAAEAGDKAAAAADTSAADKPADEGKE; encoded by the coding sequence ATGGCTGATTTTGATTTGGGCGATGGCCTGCGCAAGGTCCTGCTGGCGGGCATCGGTGCCCTTGCCACCGGATACGAGAAGAGCAGCGAGCTTGTCGATGAGCTCGTCAAGAAGGGCGAGATCACCGTTGAGCAGGGCAAGGCCCTGAACACCGAGCTCAAGCGCAAGGTGAGCGAGACGGTGGATGACGTCAAGAAGGCCGCTGCCGAAGCCGGCGACAAAGCTGCTGCCGCAGCCGACACCAGCGCCGCCGACAAGCCCGCTGACGAGGGCAAGGAGTGA
- a CDS encoding ABC1 kinase family protein, whose protein sequence is MTKPTRTTPESESTPISSRVDPILTPAKVEREAAANRSADTSDTLKRTVDKATPSVSDETLALFGRRNDFATRYHLTRRGKIKRLGQITRIVEQFDVLHGLTPVKMRLMFEALGPTFVKVGQILSMRSEILPQSFCDELAKLRADADPMPYSTVLDVLAAEYGRPADEMFAHIDPKPLGSASLAQVHRATLKTGEDVAIKVQRPGVREIMAQDVSIMRSIAKAATKVIRTSQIVDLKGVVEELWDTFESETDFLIEARNLAEFKRFAARFKYMDCPTVYAELCTEHVVVMEYIDGISVSHPGQLIDAGYDLKEIGTKLVDNYATQILDDGFFHADPHPGNILIRGGQIVLIDLGMTGRLDQRTRAVLKEMIFAVAKQDSPALAEGLLRFAGTEADPEDYPALLADLDVIVKEFGTVDLAELDIAAFLTALTQMAGRHNIEVPSTVTTVGRALVTLEGLLDEFIPDVNMIEIISDHIATSKSLKNATKDEIKSLGVEGHQALHATLSTMTELKTVARMLTRGQLRVNMELVGSEEPFQLLSDMVNRLTMALIVVGLFVGSSIVYYAGMKPIIFGIPVIGFMGYVVAFALGVWIVIDIYLKGRKTKKR, encoded by the coding sequence GTGACCAAGCCCACACGCACTACGCCGGAATCAGAGTCGACCCCGATTTCCAGCAGGGTCGACCCTATTCTGACGCCTGCGAAAGTCGAACGTGAGGCGGCAGCGAACCGATCCGCCGACACGTCGGACACGCTCAAGCGGACCGTTGACAAGGCGACCCCCAGCGTATCCGACGAAACGCTGGCATTGTTCGGACGCAGGAACGATTTCGCCACGCGCTACCATCTGACGCGCCGTGGCAAGATCAAACGACTCGGGCAGATCACCAGAATCGTCGAGCAATTTGACGTGCTGCACGGCCTGACTCCGGTCAAAATGCGCCTCATGTTCGAGGCGCTCGGCCCCACGTTCGTCAAAGTGGGCCAGATTCTGTCGATGCGCTCCGAGATTCTGCCGCAAAGCTTCTGCGACGAACTCGCCAAACTGCGCGCCGACGCCGACCCAATGCCGTATTCCACGGTGTTGGATGTGCTTGCCGCCGAATACGGGCGTCCCGCCGACGAGATGTTCGCGCATATCGACCCCAAGCCGTTGGGCTCTGCTTCACTGGCGCAAGTACATCGCGCCACGCTGAAAACCGGTGAAGATGTGGCCATTAAAGTGCAGCGCCCGGGTGTGCGCGAAATCATGGCCCAGGACGTCTCCATCATGCGCTCCATAGCCAAGGCCGCCACTAAGGTGATTCGCACCTCACAGATCGTGGACCTGAAGGGCGTGGTCGAGGAGCTGTGGGACACCTTCGAATCGGAGACTGACTTTCTGATCGAGGCCCGCAATCTCGCCGAATTCAAGCGTTTCGCCGCCCGATTCAAATACATGGACTGCCCGACGGTGTACGCCGAACTGTGCACCGAGCATGTGGTGGTCATGGAGTACATCGACGGCATCTCCGTCTCCCACCCGGGCCAGCTCATCGACGCCGGTTATGACTTGAAGGAGATCGGCACCAAGCTCGTCGACAATTACGCCACACAGATTCTCGACGACGGCTTCTTCCACGCCGACCCACATCCCGGCAATATCCTCATCCGGGGCGGCCAGATCGTACTTATCGACCTCGGTATGACCGGTCGGCTCGACCAGCGCACCCGTGCAGTCCTCAAAGAAATGATTTTCGCCGTCGCCAAACAGGATTCGCCCGCTCTGGCCGAGGGGCTGCTGCGATTTGCCGGCACCGAGGCCGATCCGGAGGACTATCCCGCGCTATTGGCCGATCTGGACGTGATCGTCAAGGAATTCGGCACCGTGGATCTGGCCGAACTGGACATTGCCGCTTTCCTGACCGCACTGACGCAGATGGCCGGCCGCCACAACATCGAGGTGCCCAGTACGGTGACCACCGTCGGCCGCGCGTTGGTTACGCTCGAAGGCTTACTGGACGAGTTCATTCCTGATGTGAATATGATCGAAATCATTTCCGACCATATCGCCACGTCGAAATCGCTGAAGAACGCCACCAAAGACGAGATCAAGTCGCTGGGCGTTGAGGGGCATCAGGCTTTGCATGCCACGCTCAGCACCATGACCGAACTCAAGACCGTGGCCCGTATGCTGACCCGTGGTCAGTTGCGTGTCAACATGGAACTGGTCGGCTCCGAAGAGCCGTTCCAGCTGCTTTCGGATATGGTGAATCGTCTGACGATGGCCCTGATTGTGGTCGGTTTGTTCGTTGGCTCGTCGATTGTCTACTACGCCGGCATGAAGCCGATTATCTTCGGCATTCCGGTCATCGGCTTCATGGGCTACGTCGTGGCCTTCGCCCTCGGCGTATGGATCGTCATCGACATCTACTTAAAGGGCCGCAAAACCAAGAAGCGGTAG